A region of the Haematobia irritans isolate KBUSLIRL chromosome 5, ASM5000362v1, whole genome shotgun sequence genome:
TGGCTCGTTCTTGCCAGTTCTCCAGAGTACGTATTGATATTCCTGGTCGACCTCTTCTATCTTTATCtgcctgaacattttttccacGTCGGCTGATATGACGAATTTCCATGATATCCATTTGGTAATAATGTCTAATATATCTCTCTGCAGTCTTGGCCCCGTAAGAAGGATATCATTCAAGGACTTTCCGTTCGATGTTTTCGATGATGCATCAAGCACCACTCTTACTTTTGTGGTAAGACTTGTTTCTCGTACCACAGCTTGATGGGGCATATAGTATTTCGCTTCTTTATCCCGAGCTACTTTCACCATGTGTCCCATGGATATAAGCTCGTCCATCGTTCTTACATATTCTGCTCTCAAGTGTGCACATTCTTCCAGCTTTTTCTCCAGACTCAAAATCCTAGCCATTGCTCTTTTATGTGATTCACCCAATTCCTTGTTTTCAGCCAACGGCAATCTGACTACAAATCTTCCCGAAGAGACTACTCGCGTTGTATCTTCATAGAGTTTTAAGCAATAGTCATCTTCCACAAGCGCTTCCTCATCCTCTACCTCTTCAATTTCCCAAAACCTTTCAATCGTTGTTGTTGCAGCAGACCTTATGCTGTTGTTTCCAGGCTTCATTCGAACTGTTCCAGACAGGATCCAGCCTAATTTCGTGTTTTGTGCCACAATCGACTCGTCATGACGCACTCCTTCTTCCACCAATTGCGGGAAAAAGTCAGCCCCAATCACTAGATCGATCCTTTCCGACTTATTGAAGTTCGGATCTGCCAGACTAATGTTTTTCCATCTTCCCAAAGTGTATTGGAAGTTATTATCTGGATGAGCTGAAGCCAACTTCGGCAGAACCAGTGCTTCGATTTTGATATCACTGAAAAATCTGGGTCTTATTTCCTGCAATACTTTTGATTTTGCCACTCCCACCATGGTCTCTCCAAGACCTCGTAGTCTTACATCTGTCTTCATCCTTGGTAGTTGTAGCAACTGTGCAGCGTCTTGTGATACCGATGTTATTTGAGATCCTTGGTCAATTAATGCCCTTAATGTGATATATTCTCCCTGTAGGGATTTGACACGAACTTGGGCGGTAGCCAGCAGAACATTTGCTGCTGTG
Encoded here:
- the LOC142239851 gene encoding uncharacterized protein LOC142239851, with the protein product MTTNTAANVLLATAQVRVKSLQGEYITLRALIDQGSQITSVSQDAAQLLQLPRMKTDVRLRGLGETMVGVAKSKVLQEIRPRFFSDIKIEALVLPKLASAHPDNNFQYTLGRWKNISLADPNFNKSERIDLVIGADFFPQLVEEGVRHDESIVAQNTKLGWILSGTVRMKPGNNSIRSAATTTIERFWEIEEVEDEEALVEDDYCLKLYEDTTRVVSSGRFVVRLPLAENKELGESHKRAMARILSLEKKLEECAHLRAEYVRTMDELISMGHMVKVARDKEAKYYMPHQAVVRETSLTTKVRVVLDASSKTSNGKSLNDILLTGPRLQRDILDIITKWISWKFVISADVEKMFRQIKIEEVDQEYQYVLWRTGKNEPIQQYKLTTVTYGTASAQFLT